A genomic window from Gossypium hirsutum isolate 1008001.06 chromosome D10, Gossypium_hirsutum_v2.1, whole genome shotgun sequence includes:
- the LOC107930735 gene encoding probable sulfate transporter 4.2, translating to MEITYASSSASAGMEITYASPSAGDLLRSSTAASGSTMPTPRTIKIIPLQHPHTSSYGTPGGFGNNYSSSSLWPNSWISRYRGKIKRMTFIDWIEMFLPCCRWIRTYRWREYFQVDLMAGTTVGIMLVPQAMSYAKLAGLEPIYGLYSGFVPIFIYAIFGSSRQLAIGPVALVSLLVSNVLSGIAESSDALYTELAILLALMVGILECIMGLLRLGWLIRFISHSVISGFTTASAVVIALSQAKYFLGYDIDRSSKIVPVIKSIIAGSDEFSWPPFVMGSTILAIIQTMKFLGKSRKHLRFLRAMGPLTAVVLGTTFVKIYHPSSITLVGDIPQGLPSFSIPKSFQYAKSLISTAVLITGVAILESVGIAKALAAKNGYELDSNQELFGLGVANIFGSFFSAYPTTGSFSRSAVNHESGAKTGLSGIISGTIMCCALLFLTPLFEYIPQCALAAIVISAVITLVDYEEAIFLWRVDKKDFLLWTITTTTTLFLGIEIGVLVGVGVSLAFVIHESANPHIAVLGRLPGTTVYRNIQQYPEAYTYNGIVIVRIDAPIYFANISYIKDRLREYEVVGDKSTKRGPEVERIYFVILELAPVTYIDASAVQALKDLHQEYKSRDIQIAISNPNQEVLLTLSKAGVVEMIGKEWYFVRVHDAVQVCLQHVQTMSPKASDPSHEKSSFFQRKMKQRREDISVSELESGNSQMRSDSTQDDPQLEPLLSRRS from the exons ATGGAGATAACCTACGCATCCTCGAGTGCCAGTGCGGGAATGGAGATAACCTACGCATCCCCGAGTGCCGGCGACTTATTGCGCTCTTCGACCGCCGCTTCCGGATCCACTATGCCGACTCCTCGGACCATTAAAATCATCCCTCTACAGCATCCCCACACGTCGTCGTACGGCACCCCCGGTGGCTTCGGTAACAATTATTCTTCGTCTTCGTTGTGGCCTAATTCCTGGATTTCTCGGTACCGGGGGAAGATCAAAAGGATGACGTTTATTGATTGGATCGAGATGTTCCTCCCTTGTTGCCGTTGGATTCGGACGTACAGATGGCGGGAGTATTTTCAGGTTGATCTCATGGCGGGTACTACCGTTGGTATCATGCTTGTTCCTCAG GCAATGTCATATGCAAAATTAGCTGGGCTTGAACCAATATATGGGCTCT ACTCTGGATTTGTGCCAATATTTATCTATGCCATATTTGGGTCATCTCGGCAGCTGGCAATTGGTCCAGTTGCATTGGTTTCCCTCCTGGTCTCCAACGTGTTAAGTGGAATTGCCGAGTCATCAGATGCATTATACACAGAACTTGCTATATTGTTGGCACTGATGGTTGGGATCCTGGAATGCATAATGGGGCTATTGAG GCTTGGATGGCTCATTCGTTTCATTAGTCATTCTGTGATTTCTGGCTTCACTACGGCTTCAGCTGTTGTGATTGCTTTATCTCAAGCAAAATACTTCTTGGGGTATGACATTGATCGAAGCAGCAAGATTGTGCCAGTAATTAAGAGCATAATAGCTGGATCAGATGAG TTCTCATGGCCCCCTTTTGTAATGGGATCTACAATTCTTGCTATAATTCAGACTATGAAGTTTCTG GGAAAATCAAGGAAGCACTTGAGGTTCTTGCGAGCAATGGGTCCCCTGACAGCAGTTGTTCTGGGTACAACTTTTGTCAAGATATATCATCCATCATCTATAACTTTG GTTGGAGATATACCTCAGGGCCTTCCCAGCTTTTCTATTCCTAAAAGTTTTCAGTATGCAAAGTCTTTAATTTCCACGGCAGTTCTCATTACTGGTGTTGCCATCTTG GAATCTGTTGGGATTGCCAAAGCATTAGCAGCAAAAAATGGGTATGAGCTGGATTCAAATCAAGAG TTGTTTGGTCTTGGTGTTGCCAATATCTTTGGGTCATTCTTTTCAGCATACCCCACAACAG GTTCCTTCTCCAGGTCAGCTGTGAATCATGAGAGTGGTGCAAAAACTGGTTTATCTGGAATAATATCAGGAACCATAATGTGTTGTGCTCTTTTGTTCTTGACTCCATTATTTGAATACATACCACAG TGTGCTTTGGCTGCTATAGTAATCTCTGCTGTTATAACCCTG GTGGATTATGAAGAGGCAATATTCTTATGGCGTGTAGATAAGAAAGATTTTCTTCTTTGGACCATTACAACTACTACAACACTGTTTCTCGGAATCGAGATTGGTGTCCTTGTTGGG GTAGGCGTCTCACTTGCCTTCGTCATTCACGAATCAGCGAATCCGCATATTG CTGTATTGGGGCGTCTTCCTGGCACCACTGTTTATAGGAACATTCAGCAGTATCCAGAAGCATATACTTACAATGGAATTGTGATTGTTCGCATCGATGCTCCTATCTACTTTGCGAACATAAGTTACATCAAAGACAG GCTACGAGAATATGAAGTTGTGGGTGATAAATCGACCAAACGTGGACCAGAAGTTGAAcgaatttattttgtaattttggaGTTGGCAC CTGTAACATACATAGACGCTAGTGCTGTCCAAGCTCTGAAAGACTTGCACCAGGAGTACAAATCACGGGACATCCAG ATAGCTATCTCAAACCCAAACCAGGAGGTCCTGTTGACCTTATCGAAAGCCGGTGTCGTTGAGATGATTGGTAAGGAATGGTACTTTGTAAGAGTGCATGATGCAGTCCAAGTTTGCCTCCAGCATGTTCAGACCATGTCTCCGAAAgcatcagatccttcacatgaaAAATCAAGTTTCTTTCAGAGAAAAATGAAACAGCGAAGGGAGGATATATCAGTTTCTGAGCTAGAATCGGGTAATAGTCAAATGCGTTCGGATTCAACACAGGATGACCCTCAATTGGAGCCATTGTTGTCTCGACGGTCTTGA